AGCCTTGCTTTGGACACATAATATACTTTACCTTCCTGAAGCTTTTCATTTAGCTTATCAGCCATATCGTTGAAAGCTGTAGCCCTGATTTCACCGGATGTATCCAAGAAATTGACGTTCAGCAATTTACCATCACCCCTCTGATTGTGCCAGGTCTTGATATCACCTTTGAAAGAAACTCTTGCTTTAATTGTCCAAACGTTTTGATACGGAGATAATTGTTCGATGGCGAATATAGGCCTCGTCTTTTCAGATGAGTTCATTCCTTGGTATTGCTGCTGATTTTTGGTTGGCATATGTGGAGGTTCCTGCTGTCTTGATGCTGGCTGTGCATATTGCGCTTGATCGGGGGTAGCAGTTTCATCAAGATCTTCCCCTGGATGGGCCGCCAAATAACTATCTACAAATTCGCTTCTGTCATTGATAATTTCAACACCCATTTTAACAGTATCAAAATCATCGATTATCAAAACatacttctttctttccttgACAATCGCTGCTTCTGCACTAGTCACACGGATCACGTCACCTCTCTGCAGATTCAGTTTCAAGAAGTTGCTAGCAGCATCATCTCTAATTAATGCCTTCATCTTAAACTCACCGTCGGACAGCATCACTAAGAACTTCTTGGGAGCAACAGTGtcatctttcttcttaGTATGCAAAATCTGATAAATCCCACCTGTAGGATTGTCATATCTCCTTTTGTTTGTGAAAATGGTGTGAAAATCTTTATTTGTTAGATGAACAGTATCCATGTTGGTATAGTCTATGTAGTAGATCTAGCTTGGACCTATGAGGTTGACAACCTTGATACAATCTGTTATCAATAGTTTATTAAATGGTGGCAAAAAATATTCTCCCTTTCTCGCGTCTCATTCATTTATTATAAAGCGTTTCGCGTATGGTCCAAACAGAAAATCGATGagatatattcaattaaATAAATAATCAAGGATCAAATCGTTTAGTCATTGTCAACATGGTTGGTGAAACTGTATCCGTGTGTCACATTCAACATGATTTCGAGGCTACCGGAGTGGgctctcaattttttatcaacgTTGATAAGTCCCTAGATGAAATACAGGAATTTAAAATCAAGAAACTGCCGGATGATCAGGGTTGGGATGCTggaaaagagaattcatttcaaaaaattggacACCATCTTTATAGAGCAGTGCTTAATCATAAGCAATATAACTTTTGTACGATGAATCAAGATTACACATCAAATTTTAATGCTAGTGACAAGGAAGCTGATTGGGCCGGAATCGACATTATAGCCTCTCCCGAGAAAAGATATGCATTAGGAGACACCTCAGGCAACATCATGATCTATGATGGATCATTAAAGCTGCAAAAGGAAATGCTAGGGGCGCATCTAGGTGAGATTACTTCGTTGAAGTTCTTTCCCAGTGGGGAAGTACTACTATCGAGCTCTACAGATACCAAAATCAAACTTTGGTCCTTGGTAGATTGGTCAAACCCCAGAACATTTCAAGGTCATAAGGGCTCAATAACGCAACTTTGCATGATTGACCGGGGCCGTAATTTCTTGTCCTCATCAACAGATGGATCCGTTTGTCTATGGGAATGTGGATCGGGACAGAAAgtcttctctttttccagGAAAGAGAATCCTAATGATGGAATAAATGCAATTGATCTCCTTTCGCAGTGTGTCGATACAGATTACACGCCCTCTAGCCCATTAGAATTTCACACAAAGGGCAAACATGTAGTTGCAGGACATTCATCCGGCGTTGTGACCCTTCATGATCTGTACAGTAAGGAGCAACAACTCCAGCTACCTAGTAAGTTTATGTGCAGTTGCAACACGTTGAAAGTCGATACAAAAGATAATAACTATATATATGCTGGTTATCAGAACGGTATGCTTTCGCAATGGGATTTGAGGCAACCCACATGTGCAGTTGACAGCATCTCCATCAATGAGGGAACCCCGATTAATAGCATTTTTCTCGATTCAAGTTCGATGTATATTTCCTCCGGTGTTGACACTAGTCTATCGTTGAATATTGACGAACCAGAAAGACGCATGCAGTACCAAATGCCAATGTTTCTAGTTTCCAATGACTACCAAGTTTCGCAGTTCGCTGCTGATCCAGAGGACGCCGATATCATTGCGGTGGGAAATTGGGGATTCCGAGCCAAGTTCAAAACACTTTCGTGAATAAAATTTCGATATGTAGCATTCTTTACGTGCCTCTCGACCTTTTTCTACACTGTTTTATTGCAAAATCGAGGTAGAATTCTATTTATCTTGCTTGAGGTTCTGATCTAAATTGAATAACTTAAGATTTtgactgaaaaaaaataagttTGCGagtcttcaaaaaagttcGAACGCTATGAAATAGATAAAcgcttttcaaaaatggcCGGAGGTGATTCGGTTCTCATGTCTGATGGAGGTGAAGACAAAATACtgaacatttttttcgaCGAATCCTTTGTCCCACAAGCATTTGTCGATATTTTACTCTTTAACGCGGCACGCCAGGATATAAATCAAGTACAATCTGTCACATCATCTATGCTCGGCAGGTTAGATTACTATACCAAGCATCTTACCAAGGAATTGGAATCGACAATAAGAAAATTAGAAAGTCTATCAGAAACACTTCCTGGTACGTGGGACGAAAGTGCACAAGAGGGCTCTAGTAATGAAGAATACAATTCCAGCTCTTTAAAAGTGATTGGTGGGTCTTCTAAACTTGAGTATTATCTTGACACATTAGGCAGTGCAGTCAGAGGAATGGAATCTGATATAACGAAGATTGACGGTAAGCTCGATCGAATCAATCAGGAAGGTGACGACAGCCAAAATCCAATATACAATCTAGAAAATTTAAGAAAGATTAAGGAGAGACTGCTGATAGTTCATCAAAACTTTAGTACCTTGAAAGTTATACTAGATATATCATCAGGGAGTCAGGATGCTCGCGAAGCTGCAAGTAAACAACTGCATTTATCTTTATCTGATTTTAAactttcattgaaaacattGGAAGAAACCATTGCTCTGTCGTTAAACAAACCTTATGATGAGGATGGAAGTTTTTCAGAAAAGAATCAGGATTTActaagaaaaattgaactttttaAAGAATTGAAACCCTTATTTAGGGGTTTGGATAAGTTCTATCCAGTATATTCAGATTTTTCGGATAATATAGAGAGGTCTTCACAAGCCTATTTGAGCTCAAAGAGTGTGGAGGATGAACTCAACAACTAAAAATGTGATTTTGAGTCTTCTTGAGTAACCatgtgaaaaaaacatacTTCAATGTGGGTATGTGTTGTTTGAATCTCCCGTAAAGGAACAGGTATTATTGTTCAGTACTTTTTGAGGCTTCAACTATACAACTGATGATGTAGCGAAACACAGAGTACACGTCTAGATACAAGATGGAAATTTCTCCAAGACTCATTGCAccaaattgaaattattCTTACTAGATTGGGAAGTGGCAGTCATGCTATCTTTTACGCtacttttctttgaagcctttttgagaaatattGAGACTTGTTACAAATAGTCGATCGCATCCTTTGTCTTAGAATCGAACTGATTCAATCGCTTTTATAAAATCGCTGAACTAATTTTGATGCATTCTTCTTGACTTCATGTGTAATTTATAGTAgtgaaatgaagaaagtgACTACTGTATATTTGATGAAACGGCAGCCATATTGGAAGGCTTTTCCGTTTTTTGCATTATTTACTGAAGTTCAACAGAAATTTCTTCTCAATTTCTGCTAAACATAAAAATATTATGCAGcttttgtaaaaaaaaaacaatttatgcgtaacaaagaaaaagcataTATACGTTAATATTTATAAATGAATATTGATGTCTAGTTCGATCAAATGATCTaaatgaggaaaaaatgtacAGAGTCAAAGTTACAGTTTTGATTTATAGTTAGATACTCATCTCTTAAGAAGCTTTATTGCTAAAGttactgaaaaattatttATAATCAGTGGAACCTTCAGAGTTGGGAGTACCATCTCTTGCCAGCAATGCTTCCTCATCAAGCTGCTCTCTTTCGCCGCTCCTGCGAAAATTCAAAGTGCATATACCTTTgacctttttgaaaaatttaccAGGGAAGAACCGGAGAAACCATTCATCTGGACATATTCTTACTAGCAAAGCCATGGGTAACGACAGAACACCGCAGAATATTGCGGTAATCCACATTGCAGTGGTTTGTTctgcaattgaaaatgcaattcCACCATAAATCATTATTAATACTTGACATGCTCCTATAAGAATCATCACCGATATGAAGTAGCCGTTTCTGAACAGAtcttgaaagaaatttaaGTTTTCCTGGGTCACACGCTTTTTCCAGTTAGTTATGCCATCAGCTTCGTCAAGTTTTCTTGATGCTATTAAGGTAAAGAATTGCAACCAGACAAATGTGTTAAAAATACATGCATTCAACTGTTCCCTTTCATGACCACTTAACGAGTCCTTACCggggaaaaaaaaatattggcCCTTGAATGTTAAGAGAAAGGTAATTAAAAGTTGAAGAGAGGATTGACTCATAATCATTTTCCATGTCGATGCGGTAATTAAAGGAGCTGAGCGACCCATTGGGTCATGCTCCATAATATTTGGATCAGGCTTATCAGTAGCCAGAGCAAGTGCTGCCAGAGTATCCATAATCAAATTAACCCATAATAATTGGACAGCCGTTAAAACAGAAGCTTCTTGTTGTGAAGAGACTGATGATACAAAGGTCAGTACAACAGCAGTTACGTTAACGGTTAATTGGAATTGAATGAacttttttattgaaattgatacaCATCTTCCCCATTTGATAGCATTGACGATGGCGGAAAAATCATCAGTCATAAGAATAATATCAGAAGCTTCTCTAGCGACTTCTGTACCAGAAATACCCATAGAAAAGCCAACATCGGCCAGCTTAAGAGCCGGTGCATCATTCGTACCATCTCCTGTAACTGCCACAacatctttcatttctcTCAATGTTTCAACGAGAACTCTTTTATCTTCAGGAGATGATCTAGCAAGAACTCTTAATTTGGGTAAAAGTTTAATACGCTCTTGTTTGCTTAACTTGCGAAATTTAGGTCCCTCCATCgaatatttttcatcactaGAACCATCCTCAGGTAAAATACCACAATTTTTTGCTATCGCTTTTGCAGTAACCACGTTATCACCGGTCACCATTCTAACGGTAACACCTGCTTTTTGGCATTGAGCAATTGAATTCTTGACTCCTTTTCTTAGAGGATCTTGTATTCCAACGATTGTGTCAAGTATCAACCCAAAACtcttctcattttcattagaTTTaccatcaattttttgatcgttgtaatttattttttcaccGAAAAGTTTATCTTCACTTGCAATAGTATGATCATTTTCGTCCTGCATATCCCTAGGGGGCCATGACTTGCAATTCTTAAAATCCTTATGAGCCAAAGAGATCGCACGAAGTGCATCTGATGCTAGGGAATGAATCTCTTCTTTAATCTCTTTTGCAATATCGTTTGTAATTACCTTTAATTCGTCGTTAGATGATCTTCTAAAACAGCATCTACTGAAAATGATTTCTGCTGCTCCTTTAACATATAACCTATAAGTATCGGCTTCTTTGGACTTGACAACAATTGCCGCCCACTTTCGCGAGCTTTCGAAAGGTATgatttgaacaattttttcaacatcaaattCTGTTGATGGATTGCTACGTAATTGACGTAAATCTTTTAAACCAAGCGACTTTTTAGCTAACGTCAATAGGGCGGTTTCGGTTTTCGAGCCAataaattcttcttttttcctgCGAGATACGTTTTGGTCATTACCagcatcatcatcagaatCAGCTGACGAACAATGATGaccatatttgaaaaacgaTTTGATGGTACTCTCCTTTTGAACAATATTTGTAGAGAATGGATTTTCTTGAACCGACTGgctt
This Zygotorulaspora mrakii chromosome 5, complete sequence DNA region includes the following protein-coding sequences:
- the RPN14 gene encoding Rpn14p (similar to Saccharomyces cerevisiae RPN14 (YGL004C); ancestral locus Anc_4.119) — translated: MVGETVSVCHIQHDFEATGVGSQFFINVDKSLDEIQEFKIKKLPDDQGWDAGKENSFQKIGHHLYRAVLNHKQYNFCTMNQDYTSNFNASDKEADWAGIDIIASPEKRYALGDTSGNIMIYDGSLKLQKEMLGAHLGEITSLKFFPSGEVLLSSSTDTKIKLWSLVDWSNPRTFQGHKGSITQLCMIDRGRNFLSSSTDGSVCLWECGSGQKVFSFSRKENPNDGINAIDLLSQCVDTDYTPSSPLEFHTKGKHVVAGHSSGVVTLHDLYSKEQQLQLPSKFMCSCNTLKVDTKDNNYIYAGYQNGMLSQWDLRQPTCAVDSISINEGTPINSIFLDSSSMYISSGVDTSLSLNIDEPERRMQYQMPMFLVSNDYQVSQFAADPEDADIIAVGNWGFRAKFKTLS
- the COG7 gene encoding Golgi transport complex subunit COG7 (similar to Saccharomyces cerevisiae COG7 (YGL005C); ancestral locus Anc_4.118); this encodes MAGGDSVLMSDGGEDKILNIFFDESFVPQAFVDILLFNAARQDINQVQSVTSSMLGRLDYYTKHLTKELESTIRKLESLSETLPGTWDESAQEGSSNEEYNSSSLKVIGGSSKLEYYLDTLGSAVRGMESDITKIDGKLDRINQEGDDSQNPIYNLENLRKIKERLLIVHQNFSTLKVILDISSGSQDAREAASKQLHLSLSDFKLSLKTLEETIALSLNKPYDEDGSFSEKNQDLLRKIELFKELKPLFRGLDKFYPVYSDFSDNIERSSQAYLSSKSVEDELNN
- the PMC1 gene encoding calcium-transporting ATPase PMC1 (similar to Saccharomyces cerevisiae PMC1 (YGL006W); ancestral locus Anc_4.117) gives rise to the protein MSRASTSHENDESGYQLMTRSTSGNDAFPVSKEELGELYDPKSMNRFNEIFKGQISNLFAFLHTDPKNGIYYDENNDHNDGRYLAYGDNRIPETPPKSFGRLVFEAFNDNTMLLLTAAAIVSFCLGMYEVFFQPPEYDPEGNKITKVDWIEGIAIMIAVVVVVLVGAINDFQKEKQFVKLNKKKEDRKLVVIRTGQEIMISILDLLAGDLITLQTGDVIPADCILIEGKCESDESSITGESDAIKAIPLSLAHEKFENDPNDTDSNNCFLISGSRLISGLGKAVVTCVGTNSIHGKTMASLKVEVESTPLQQRLNELTDCISVYGCAAAMVLFLVLFVKFIFNVSKNGKYGDLTPPQKGEKFMNIFITAVTIIVVAVPEGLPLAVTLALAFATTRMTKDGNLVRVLSACETMGSATAICSDKTGTLTENIMTVVKGYLNGKHFDDRSDNSDENSQFFFEKFSSSSLKSDLLANITLNSTAFENREIDSNEESQSVQENPFSTNIVQKESTIKSFFKYGHHCSSADSDDDAGNDQNVSRRKKEEFIGSKTETALLTLAKKSLGLKDLRQLRSNPSTEFDVEKIVQIIPFESSRKWAAIVVKSKEADTYRLYVKGAAEIIFSRCCFRRSSNDELKVITNDIAKEIKEEIHSLASDALRAISLAHKDFKNCKSWPPRDMQDENDHTIASEDKLFGEKINYNDQKIDGKSNENEKSFGLILDTIVGIQDPLRKGVKNSIAQCQKAGVTVRMVTGDNVVTAKAIAKNCGILPEDGSSDEKYSMEGPKFRKLSKQERIKLLPKLRVLARSSPEDKRVLVETLREMKDVVAVTGDGTNDAPALKLADVGFSMGISGTEVAREASDIILMTDDFSAIVNAIKWGRCVSISIKKFIQFQLTVNVTAVVLTFVSSVSSQQEASVLTAVQLLWVNLIMDTLAALALATDKPDPNIMEHDPMGRSAPLITASTWKMIMSQSSLQLLITFLLTFKGQYFFFPGKDSLSGHEREQLNACIFNTFVWLQFFTLIASRKLDEADGITNWKKRVTQENLNFFQDLFRNGYFISVMILIGACQVLIMIYGGIAFSIAEQTTAMWITAIFCGVLSLPMALLVRICPDEWFLRFFPGKFFKKVKGICTLNFRRSGEREQLDEEALLARDGTPNSEGSTDYK